The nucleotide window AAAGAGGCTTTTGCGCTTGGGTTGAATCACGCTGACAGGTTAAACACTATAATAGAAGATGCGAAAAAAAATAGACTTAAGAAGCCCTTGGGTCAATATAATGCTGATACAAGTCTAATCCCAGGCTTTGAGGGGCTAATGAAATTCTCTGACACGCTCATGAACGCAGATTTAGTTTTTCGCAACTATTACATTGCAAAATCCGAGTCATGAATTACGTAAGCAACGGAATTATTCCCTCGTTTAACTCTTGAAAACAAGGGTTTTCAAGAGTTAAAGATCGGAAAGTATGGGAGCCCGCCGCGGGAAATTGCCGGAAAACAGGCCAAGGTAGTTGACGGATACCGCAGTTTACTAAAGCTTCACATTTATAAAGACAGTTGTCATATTTAGTTGTTATTATGAGGCGTTGTGCGATATATCGCACATTAGGATCTCTTATATTCCAAGGACTACATATGACTATCGATCCAATACTTTTACGACGTAGCTTATTAGCTACTGTGATTGCAACCTCGCTGACTGCTTGCGGAGGTTCAGATTCGTCAAGCTCTTCAGGAGGTGGTGATGAAGAGCCTGATGTTGCAACTTATTTAGTGACAACAGAGTTTAATGTTGGTGGAAGCCTAACCCCGGAAGAGCAAGAAGTTGAAGAGGGCAGTACGACGGAGTTCACGGTAACTGTTGACAATGGTTTCCAGTTGGAAACTATTAGTGGCTGTGATGGAACGCTTGAAGACGAGATTTATACAACTGGCACTATAGATGCTGAGTGTACCGTAACAGCGGAATTCGATGAAACGGTGTCATTAACCGGTAAACAGGTCAGTTTCTCGTCAAGCCCTAGCTTGAACGAAGATGTAACAGTGGCGATTGAAAGTGAAGGTGCTTATGATGAAGCCATATGGGCACTGGTGCACGCAGATACCGATAGCAGCGTCGACTTAGTGGTGACAGAAACGGGCGATTCGGCAACGTTTTCTGTAGCTGAAGCGGGAAGTTATCGTTTAACAGTAAGCAGTCCCGATAATGATAGCGCGATTGTGTCTGACTTTGAGGTTGCACCTGACTTGCCTTTCAATGCGGGTAAAGTGAACGCAACAGATCCTAACGCAACCGCTGATGAAACCATTGGCGTTGTTGTTAACCAACAATGGATAAAGCCACATACATCATTATCAAAAGCAGCTCTTGAGCAACGTGTAGCTAGTTACGATGCGTTGACCGTCGTTGGTTATAACAAAATTCAAGGTATGCTGGTTGAGTATGATGAAAGCTCCATACAGGCCAAAGAGCAATTAGAGCTTTTAAAGCTTGAAAAAGGAATTCGCGGCGTAAACGCACGAACCTACCAAGGCCCTGATGCACCTATCGAATTTTTAGTGCCAGGTGACGGCAGTGATTTTTCTGACGGCGGCGATAACTGGTATCTGGAAACGGATGTTGGCGTCAACTTCGTTGAGGCCTGGGACATTACCACGGGTAGCGAGAGTGTTCTGGTGGGCGTGCTTGATGCAGGATACTTCAGAAATCATGAAGAGTTAGCGAGTCGTTATGCGGCATCCTATACCAACGTTACGGCCAGTCATGGTACTGGGGTTGCAGCAACCATTTTTGGGGAAAGTGATAACGATATTGGTGTGACGGGTATTAACCATAAGTCACGCGGTGTTTTGGCTTTAGCCGGTGTGAATGAGTATATCTCTACTGCAGAATACCAAAGTGGCAGCGATGATGTAAGAGTTCGTGTCGTGAATAACTCGTGGGGCCCTATGGGTAATGGCCCAAGCACTATTGAAAGTGGCATCATTTATTCTCGACCGTTCAGAGAAATTGCTGAACAATATAGCGATATTTTGCACGTATGGGCATCGGGCAACAACGGTACCTATGCATCAACACAAAACGGTGCTCTTCATTTGAATGATGAGGGCGCAGAGCAACGACTTGAAAACGTTATGGTGGTAGCTGCCTTTGGTATTGATGGTAACTTGCTGCCGTATAGTGACTTCGGTAGTACTGTTGATATTGCAGCACCGAGTGAGTTTAAAGGCGCAAGCCTTGTTGCTAATGATGGTAGCTCGCAGTATTATTCGGGTAATGGTTCAGTTTACGGTTACTGCTTTAGTGGAGGCTTTAATGGAACGAGCGCAGCTGCACCTGTCGTAACAGGGACTGCGTCACTTATTTTCTCTTTAAACCCAGCGCTTACTGCAAAGCAAGTTAAGCAGATTATGGTTGATAGTGCGACTGACTACGTGACTCATCGTCATATTGACTCAAGTAACTGTGCCTCAGCAAATGCGGAAACCGAAGCGCTTGAACGTCCAATTCCAATTGTGAATCCGAAAGCCGCACTGGAGTTAGCTCAGTCAATGATGAGTGCTGATATTGCATTAACGGCCTCGGTTGCTGATCCGTTTAAAGCTGCAGCTAATGTTGAAGTAAACGTTATTGATGAGTCGTTAGAGTTTATTTCTGCTGACTGGGTACTGGAAGTGAAAAATGGCGAAGGTGAGTGGGTATCGTTGAGCTCAGGCAGTGCGACTGAACAGGCATTTACGACTGATATTTCTGATGCCGGTGAGTTTAGAATAACTGTTGATGCTCTGCTTGAAGACGCAGAGGGGGCTGAAGTCACTACATCTCAGTCCGATGTTTTTGTGGCTGCGCCAGTCGTCGTTAAAACGCGTGATACGATTAATCTAGAAAGTTTGCCAAGTGCCGCGATAACACTAGAGTCAAAAGCCTCGGGTGCAATCGAGGGAGAAGTATTAACCAGCGACAACGGGCAAACAACGCTCTATTTGAAACCAGATAGTTATAAGCTGTTTGCCGCTGTTGAAGGATATGCCGATGGCGTGGCATCGGTTGCTATTTCGCATGGAGCGGGACTGGATGTGTCATTGAATTTAACACCGGATGAATTCGACGGAGTTGGTTCAATCGCGGGTATTGTAACGGATGCCAATGGTGAAGTGTTACCGAACGCCACGGTGCGAATTTCTGGTGGTGAACAAACCAACGGCTTCTTTGCGTCAGCGTCAACTGATCAAGATGGTTATTACGCGATTACCAATATCTCGAAACTAGACTCCTCAGGCGAGCCTATAAAGAGCTTCTTCATGGAATCTAGCGCCAATGGCTATATGCGAGCAGAGTTGTCAGAGGTCATTGTTCTAGCGGCTAAAGAGCGTACAGAGAACTTCACGTTGGAAGCGATTCCAGAGCCTGAGCCAGGCGATGTTTACTTTGGTGATGATGGTGAAACAGCCGATGCAGGTTGGTTGGCTAGTGGTCTATGGAACCGATATGACTTTGGTAACAATGATCCGGTCAATACGCTTGTAGATTCAGGTTATGTAAGCTTAGCGCCAGATGAAGAAGGACCTCAGGCAGCTTTACCAGAAGTCTACGGTGATTTTGCCTGGTGGTACGGAAGTGAAGCCACGGGAACCTTTATTGGTACACAACGTGAACCTGATCAGCCTTTGAGTGGAGGTCGTTCTGTTGAGCCAAACTCAGGTTCATTAACGTCGCCTGAGATTGATTTGACCAATGCGAACTCTCCTGTATTGAGCTTTGAAACATGGTGGGAAATTGAGTCGGTGAACCCGAATGAAAGCGGGTTTGACTTAATGGAAGTTATGTTGAGTACGGATGGTGGCCAGAGCTTTACGGTTGTGCGTAAGCTTAACCCCTACGTGGACCCAAACGATGCAGAGCGTGAGCCTAAGCCTTTCTCTTCAGCTGGCTTTAACAGAAAACCAGTTTGGGTGAGTGAGCTAATGGACTTGTCCGAGTACGTTGGGCAGTCAATTGTCTTGCGCTTTAATTTCCGTACGAATGATACACTCTATAATGGTTTTCGTGGTTGGATCATTGATGACGTAATGGTTTATGAAGCTCAGGAAGAGCAGGATGGTGTCATTGGAACCAGCGGGGCTCTTAATAAGAGCAGCCTAATGCGTGGCGGTAAGAAGATTTCGCCTAAAGCAACTGAGTTCCATCGAATTCACCGTTTACCAAAAGAGCAGCCTCAGGTTGAAGTGAAAGAGCGCAGTATCGAGCGCTGATAAACTTGTAAGAGGTTAAGTCGAAAGCCGCTTCAGTTGAAGCGGCTTTTTATTAACAGTTTCCACGTGGGATAAAGTTGAATACGATAAGGCCCACATGCCTATTTTTTGTCTGGTATTGCAAGGTTTCTCGTGTCAGGAGGTATAATTTATGGCAAAAAACATTTTAAAGGCGAGCAAAACTCGTAAGGCTCGGTTCACGCCGAATATGAAAAACTTCGAGACAAGCCTAAGCTACGAAGGGTTGAAACTTAAAGAAGCGGATAGGTATCTGACTGTTGCTGAATTAAAGCAAAAGTATGCGAGATAAGTACGGGGTAGCCAAGACAAAGATTGTTACCCTAACTCAGGTGTTCTCAAGACACTTCTTGATATCCGAGAGCCAAGCGAGCTAGAAGAAGCTGAAGCCTCATTCAGTGTCGCTCGCGCCAAGGATTATATTGCGCTACATCTAACACTATCCGACTTCACGTTACCTCACCTTAAGCAGCTACATCATCACCTATTTCAAGACGTATACGAATGGGTGGGCGAATTGAGAGATGTTGATATTTCAAAAGGTACGACTGGACTTCCCAGCTTTCTATTCGAGACTGTAAAAGATTTTGTGTAAATGGCTGACTGCACTGTTAAATCCGATCATGATATATGATCTCGAATTGCGCCATGGCCGGTTTCCAGTTGCGCATGGGCATCGTCCACTTTTTCGATGCCTGATGCAAGGCTAAGTACAATACCTTCATGATGGCCTCATCATTCGGGAACGACCGGCGAGTCTTGGTAATTTTACGCAATGACGCGTTCAGCGACTCGATGGCGTTAGTGGTGTAGATAGCCTTACGTATCTCCGCCGGGTATTCGAAGAATACGCTTAAGCGTTCCCAGTTTGCCCGCCATGAGCGGCTTATGGTCGGATGCTCTTCACCCCATCTTTCAGCGAACTCTTCCAGCGCCTGCTCTGTTGCAGCGCCATAAATTAGCTTTAAGTCAGCTGCGATGATCTTGCGTTGCTTCCAGTTTACGTAACGCAGAGAGTGGCGAATTTGATGCACAATGCACAGCTGTACCTGAGTCTTCGGGTAAACCGCTTCAATGGCTTCGGGGAAACCCTTCAGGCCATCGCAACAGGCGATAAAGATGTCATCGACGCCGCGATGTTTAAGCTCGTTCATCACAGATAACCAGAATTTAGCGCCTTCGGTTTGCGCCATCCACAGGCCAAGGAGCTCTTTTTCACCGTTGGTGCTACGAACGGCCTTCTTGGTTTTGCCGTTACGGGAATTGCCGCTGTTATTGCCAGCCGCATCATTTGGGGCGTAGCCTAAATGGGCTTGCATCTCGGCTTCTAAAGTGCGTTCAGCGACTTTCTTGGTAAGCTGCTTGAGCAGCCCAGCTTCACCTAAAATGTCT belongs to Idiomarina sp. PL1-037 and includes:
- a CDS encoding S8 family serine peptidase, coding for MTIDPILLRRSLLATVIATSLTACGGSDSSSSSGGGDEEPDVATYLVTTEFNVGGSLTPEEQEVEEGSTTEFTVTVDNGFQLETISGCDGTLEDEIYTTGTIDAECTVTAEFDETVSLTGKQVSFSSSPSLNEDVTVAIESEGAYDEAIWALVHADTDSSVDLVVTETGDSATFSVAEAGSYRLTVSSPDNDSAIVSDFEVAPDLPFNAGKVNATDPNATADETIGVVVNQQWIKPHTSLSKAALEQRVASYDALTVVGYNKIQGMLVEYDESSIQAKEQLELLKLEKGIRGVNARTYQGPDAPIEFLVPGDGSDFSDGGDNWYLETDVGVNFVEAWDITTGSESVLVGVLDAGYFRNHEELASRYAASYTNVTASHGTGVAATIFGESDNDIGVTGINHKSRGVLALAGVNEYISTAEYQSGSDDVRVRVVNNSWGPMGNGPSTIESGIIYSRPFREIAEQYSDILHVWASGNNGTYASTQNGALHLNDEGAEQRLENVMVVAAFGIDGNLLPYSDFGSTVDIAAPSEFKGASLVANDGSSQYYSGNGSVYGYCFSGGFNGTSAAAPVVTGTASLIFSLNPALTAKQVKQIMVDSATDYVTHRHIDSSNCASANAETEALERPIPIVNPKAALELAQSMMSADIALTASVADPFKAAANVEVNVIDESLEFISADWVLEVKNGEGEWVSLSSGSATEQAFTTDISDAGEFRITVDALLEDAEGAEVTTSQSDVFVAAPVVVKTRDTINLESLPSAAITLESKASGAIEGEVLTSDNGQTTLYLKPDSYKLFAAVEGYADGVASVAISHGAGLDVSLNLTPDEFDGVGSIAGIVTDANGEVLPNATVRISGGEQTNGFFASASTDQDGYYAITNISKLDSSGEPIKSFFMESSANGYMRAELSEVIVLAAKERTENFTLEAIPEPEPGDVYFGDDGETADAGWLASGLWNRYDFGNNDPVNTLVDSGYVSLAPDEEGPQAALPEVYGDFAWWYGSEATGTFIGTQREPDQPLSGGRSVEPNSGSLTSPEIDLTNANSPVLSFETWWEIESVNPNESGFDLMEVMLSTDGGQSFTVVRKLNPYVDPNDAEREPKPFSSAGFNRKPVWVSELMDLSEYVGQSIVLRFNFRTNDTLYNGFRGWIIDDVMVYEAQEEQDGVIGTSGALNKSSLMRGGKKISPKATEFHRIHRLPKEQPQVEVKERSIER
- a CDS encoding IS256 family transposase, encoding MRPISNKLIDQLLDGCDSPEDILGEAGLLKQLTKKVAERTLEAEMQAHLGYAPNDAAGNNSGNSRNGKTKKAVRSTNGEKELLGLWMAQTEGAKFWLSVMNELKHRGVDDIFIACCDGLKGFPEAIEAVYPKTQVQLCIVHQIRHSLRYVNWKQRKIIAADLKLIYGAATEQALEEFAERWGEEHPTISRSWRANWERLSVFFEYPAEIRKAIYTTNAIESLNASLRKITKTRRSFPNDEAIMKVLYLALHQASKKWTMPMRNWKPAMAQFEIIYHDRI